Proteins co-encoded in one Sphingobium sp. JS3065 genomic window:
- a CDS encoding type II toxin-antitoxin system HipA family toxin — MTADILERLVVWSDQRIAGELSIDRGGAMHFIYADDWLADPAAGPLSHALPKQAEPFGDALCKAVFGGLLPEEGQRTAIARALGVSPDNPFRLLAALGGDVAGALAFLPEGEKPPLPPEGEPPPALDDAELAVLIGRLPRVPMLAGEGGARLSLAGAQGKLPVVLAEGRVAVPRVGEPSTHLIKPEPDRFPGLAANEAFCLALARAVGLDAAMAEWREVADKPYLLVTRYDRLDREGHTIRLHQEDFAQAQGVPSNRKYASEGGPTFRDCFALVRQATTRPAREVLKLADAAIFNAIIGNADAHAKNYSLLRQSKGEVVLAPLYDLVATHMWPELSAKLAMRFGRAATLEEIDAGSFERFAGDTGLALPFLRRRVAALAARVQEVISGGVTVRGLDDSACLGELPSIVLDRAARLALKAQSLAY, encoded by the coding sequence ATGACCGCCGACATTCTTGAGCGGCTTGTCGTTTGGTCGGATCAGCGGATCGCCGGTGAACTTTCCATCGACCGGGGCGGCGCGATGCATTTCATCTATGCCGACGATTGGCTGGCCGATCCAGCGGCAGGCCCGCTTTCGCACGCGCTTCCCAAGCAAGCAGAGCCATTCGGCGATGCGTTATGTAAGGCCGTCTTTGGTGGACTCCTGCCCGAAGAGGGGCAGCGAACAGCCATCGCGCGGGCGCTCGGTGTATCGCCTGACAACCCCTTTCGATTGTTGGCTGCGCTCGGCGGTGATGTTGCAGGCGCGCTCGCCTTTCTGCCCGAAGGGGAGAAACCGCCGCTGCCCCCTGAAGGTGAGCCGCCCCCTGCGCTGGATGATGCTGAGCTCGCGGTTTTGATCGGTCGCCTGCCGCGCGTACCGATGCTGGCCGGGGAAGGGGGCGCACGACTCAGCTTGGCTGGCGCCCAGGGCAAGCTCCCCGTCGTGCTTGCCGAGGGGCGGGTAGCCGTGCCGCGCGTAGGTGAGCCATCTACGCACCTCATCAAGCCGGAGCCCGATCGCTTTCCCGGCCTTGCCGCCAATGAAGCCTTCTGCCTGGCACTGGCGCGCGCAGTGGGTCTCGATGCTGCCATGGCAGAGTGGCGAGAGGTCGCTGATAAACCCTATTTGCTGGTCACTCGCTACGATCGTCTGGATCGCGAGGGCCATACGATCCGGTTGCATCAGGAGGATTTTGCGCAGGCGCAGGGCGTACCGTCCAACCGCAAATATGCCAGCGAAGGCGGGCCAACCTTCCGCGATTGCTTCGCGTTGGTGCGCCAGGCGACCACCCGGCCGGCACGCGAGGTGCTGAAGCTCGCCGACGCGGCAATCTTCAATGCGATCATCGGCAACGCTGACGCCCATGCGAAGAATTACAGCCTCCTTCGCCAGAGCAAGGGCGAGGTCGTGCTCGCACCGCTGTACGATCTGGTTGCAACCCACATGTGGCCAGAGCTGTCAGCGAAGCTCGCCATGCGTTTCGGCCGTGCCGCTACGCTGGAGGAAATAGATGCCGGAAGCTTTGAGCGCTTTGCTGGCGATACGGGATTGGCTCTACCGTTTCTTCGCCGCCGCGTGGCGGCGCTCGCAGCCCGGGTCCAAGAAGTCATTTCAGGTGGCGTCACCGTGCGAGGGTTAGATGACAGCGCCTGCCTCGGTGAACTCCCGTCAATTGTCCTCGACCGTGCTGCTCGGTTGGCACTGAAGGCACAGTCGCTGGCTTATTAA
- a CDS encoding helix-turn-helix transcriptional regulator — MLDMTMIGQIVRDERKEMGLRQDELAAASGVGLRFIVELERGKATAQIGKVITVLAALGCELQIRRPDGIVIAGQPT, encoded by the coding sequence ATGCTCGATATGACGATGATCGGCCAGATTGTTCGAGACGAGCGAAAGGAAATGGGGCTGCGCCAGGACGAATTGGCGGCTGCCAGCGGAGTGGGCTTGCGCTTCATCGTTGAACTTGAGCGCGGCAAGGCAACGGCACAGATTGGCAAGGTTATTACGGTTCTTGCGGCTTTAGGCTGCGAGCTTCAGATCCGTCGTCCCGACGGGATCGTGATCGCGGGACAGCCAACATGA
- a CDS encoding DUF6088 family protein, whose product MPAVADRIMKRVRGKGRGWVFTPKQFVDFGTRGSVDMALSRLAHAGDIRRIGRGLYDYPRQHNTLGALSPDPGQVAQALSAQSGDALALSGAAAANSLGLSTQVPARVSYATSGRTRTVRAGGRTVALKHSRAPVLDAPESVNAIVQVLAHLGKGNIDADAIGRIAARLDDADTRVLVAGRPAMPGWMGDIVLKVQAVRG is encoded by the coding sequence ATGCCTGCGGTGGCTGATCGGATTATGAAGCGTGTGCGCGGCAAGGGCCGTGGCTGGGTGTTTACGCCCAAGCAGTTCGTCGACTTCGGTACACGCGGCTCGGTCGACATGGCGCTGTCGCGTCTCGCGCATGCCGGCGACATCCGCCGGATCGGTCGCGGTCTCTACGACTATCCCCGCCAGCATAACACGCTTGGTGCCCTGAGCCCGGATCCCGGGCAGGTGGCCCAGGCGCTCTCCGCGCAGAGCGGCGATGCGCTCGCGCTGTCGGGAGCGGCGGCGGCCAATAGCCTTGGTCTCTCGACGCAGGTGCCCGCCCGGGTAAGCTACGCCACCAGCGGCCGTACGCGCACCGTCAGGGCGGGTGGCCGCACCGTCGCCTTGAAGCACAGCCGCGCGCCCGTGCTTGACGCGCCGGAGTCTGTGAATGCGATCGTTCAGGTGCTCGCGCATCTGGGGAAGGGCAATATAGACGCGGATGCGATCGGGCGCATCGCCGCGCGGCTTGACGATGCCGATACGCGCGTGCTCGTCGCGGGCCGTCCGGCCATGCCGGGCTGGATGGGCGACATTGTCCTGAAGGTCCAGGCAGTGCGCGGTTAA
- a CDS encoding relaxase/mobilization nuclease domain-containing protein yields MLEEEGILPLPSLMEAWRPPTGGKRILRGAYVRVGRGGSGRGGPGRPVPLSQAEARAKLERIVRKAPEVMVKVSGKQYGAHHLSEHFGYVARHGKLAVRSSEGEIIDDPKRLKEIAQDWAMLDEAMNEHGRDRPTSLSLVLSMPGGSTDPETLQDAVQAFARILFEDNHAYMLALHTDTDHPHVHLTVATEGADGTRFNPRKADLHHMRETFAHELRARGIAAEATPRRARGHVQKRVRSAALHLDARIGQEGRRLNMDELNVLRARAFAHARDEERRPQDVMALVRQKQIRGAYAEAAVALARTGEADDQALSDEIAGFLAAMPPAVSRRLALAREMMQGRQATQPTRELEGGAGPERPAPERGRER; encoded by the coding sequence ATGCTTGAGGAGGAGGGCATCCTGCCGCTGCCCAGCCTCATGGAGGCATGGCGGCCGCCCACCGGCGGGAAACGGATACTGCGGGGGGCTTATGTCCGCGTCGGGCGAGGCGGATCGGGCCGGGGAGGGCCGGGGCGGCCCGTGCCGCTGAGCCAGGCCGAGGCTCGGGCCAAGCTCGAGCGGATCGTGCGCAAGGCCCCGGAGGTCATGGTCAAGGTCTCGGGAAAGCAATATGGCGCGCATCATCTATCCGAGCATTTCGGCTATGTTGCGCGGCACGGGAAGCTTGCGGTACGCTCAAGCGAAGGCGAGATCATTGATGATCCCAAGCGCCTGAAGGAGATCGCGCAGGACTGGGCTATGCTCGACGAGGCGATGAACGAGCATGGCCGCGATCGGCCGACCTCGCTGTCGCTGGTCCTCTCCATGCCCGGCGGTTCGACCGATCCCGAGACGCTGCAGGACGCCGTCCAGGCGTTCGCCCGGATCCTGTTCGAGGACAATCACGCCTATATGCTGGCGCTCCACACAGATACCGATCATCCGCATGTCCATCTGACGGTGGCCACAGAAGGTGCGGACGGCACGCGGTTCAATCCGCGCAAGGCCGACCTCCATCATATGCGAGAGACATTCGCGCATGAGCTACGGGCGCGCGGCATCGCGGCTGAGGCGACGCCCAGGCGGGCGCGCGGTCACGTTCAAAAGCGTGTGCGCTCTGCAGCGCTGCATCTCGATGCTCGGATCGGTCAGGAGGGGCGCCGGCTCAATATGGATGAACTCAACGTGCTGCGCGCCCGGGCCTTTGCGCACGCGCGCGATGAGGAACGGCGGCCGCAAGACGTGATGGCGCTGGTTCGCCAGAAGCAGATACGCGGTGCTTATGCCGAGGCGGCGGTGGCGCTTGCACGTACCGGCGAGGCCGACGACCAGGCGCTTTCCGACGAAATTGCGGGTTTCTTGGCGGCTATGCCGCCGGCGGTCTCCCGACGTCTCGCCCTGGCCCGCGAGATGATGCAGGGGCGGCAAGCGACACAGCCGACGCGCGAGCTGGAGGGTGGAGCTGGTCCCGAGCGGCCAGCGCCGGAGCGTGGGCGGGAGCGTTGA
- a CDS encoding plasmid mobilization protein — protein sequence MSVFTFRLDDAVAQRFDAVAESAGGRSVLLRRLVMNAVDAEEGERSGPVRRRERATRRFEIRLSDAEIAALDAEADALGMKRTDWVTRLVRRWLHSAASLPLEERAAVAQAWRELNRIGINLNQATRALNASVMVESGLDVAREAARVASFRAEIGTALAGLGAALKGDLAYWDSLDA from the coding sequence ATGTCCGTCTTCACCTTTCGTCTCGACGATGCAGTCGCTCAGCGCTTCGATGCTGTGGCGGAGAGCGCCGGTGGCCGCTCGGTTTTGCTGCGGCGCCTCGTCATGAATGCAGTGGACGCGGAGGAGGGCGAGCGGTCGGGGCCAGTCCGCCGGCGGGAGCGAGCAACACGGCGGTTTGAGATCCGGCTGAGCGATGCAGAAATTGCCGCGCTGGATGCCGAGGCTGATGCTTTGGGTATGAAGCGCACAGACTGGGTGACAAGGCTGGTGCGCCGCTGGCTGCATTCGGCGGCATCGCTGCCGCTTGAAGAGCGGGCGGCAGTGGCTCAGGCGTGGCGCGAGCTCAACCGGATCGGCATCAATCTCAATCAGGCGACGCGGGCGCTCAATGCCTCGGTGATGGTGGAATCCGGGCTCGATGTTGCCCGCGAGGCGGCGCGGGTGGCAAGCTTCCGGGCGGAAATCGGGACGGCGCTTGCCGGTCTCGGCGCCGCGCTCAAGGGCGATCTTGCCTATTGGGACAGCCTCGATGCTTGA
- a CDS encoding ParB/RepB/Spo0J family partition protein: MGKFDERIEEFGLLVGAHETARRIEEIPLDRVIPDPGNPRRSFDDDALAELAASIAARGLLQPITVAPADAAGLHRIRLGERRFRASQLAGRVTIPAIIVAEGEGTHLLADQIVENDQRANLSSVELAHAIARMLKGGMSQVEIAAALGRSKQFVSLYAAYGDMPAYLREVLPRASIRLLYDLHRTARDYPAEVEAYVGAWDESGATLAEGARFIAGLKGKTDAPSIEAAQVQAAPVPAVRPEPQAGTEPVARPGAQTPEASLPVEVDGRPARLVLGPRVVVIFGDGSRQEVATERLCAVSEGRPDAAML; encoded by the coding sequence ATGGGTAAGTTCGACGAACGCATCGAGGAGTTCGGCCTGCTCGTCGGCGCGCATGAAACAGCGCGCCGGATCGAGGAAATCCCTCTGGATCGAGTCATCCCCGACCCCGGCAATCCCCGGCGCAGTTTCGACGATGACGCCCTGGCCGAGCTTGCGGCCTCCATAGCGGCCCGCGGGCTCTTGCAGCCGATCACGGTTGCGCCCGCCGACGCCGCCGGCTTGCATCGCATCCGTTTGGGCGAGAGGCGCTTTCGTGCCTCCCAACTCGCGGGCCGGGTGACGATCCCGGCGATCATCGTGGCCGAGGGGGAGGGAACCCATCTGCTCGCCGATCAGATCGTTGAGAACGATCAGCGTGCGAACCTGTCTTCGGTCGAGCTCGCTCATGCGATTGCCCGTATGCTCAAGGGCGGCATGAGCCAGGTCGAGATCGCCGCTGCGCTGGGCCGCTCAAAGCAGTTTGTCTCGCTCTATGCAGCCTATGGGGACATGCCTGCCTATCTCCGGGAAGTGCTGCCGCGCGCGTCGATCCGGCTGCTCTACGACCTGCATCGCACAGCCAGGGATTATCCTGCGGAAGTCGAGGCCTATGTGGGCGCCTGGGATGAGAGCGGCGCGACATTGGCGGAAGGCGCACGATTCATTGCCGGACTGAAGGGAAAGACGGACGCTCCCAGTATCGAGGCAGCACAGGTGCAGGCCGCGCCGGTGCCCGCCGTCCGTCCCGAACCGCAGGCAGGGACTGAGCCAGTCGCGCGACCAGGGGCGCAAACGCCAGAGGCCAGCCTTCCCGTTGAAGTTGATGGCCGTCCCGCGCGTCTTGTTCTTGGCCCGCGTGTCGTCGTGATCTTTGGCGATGGTTCTCGGCAGGAGGTGGCGACCGAACGACTTTGCGCCGTGTCTGAGGGACGCCCCGACGCCGCGATGCTCTGA
- a CDS encoding ParA family protein, producing MRTIAVSLLKGGVGKTFLATHLAWYLAEAAGRRVVFVDLDPQGSSSRRLARERPGGFAADLFDPSAALAADGRVGLTLLAADQRLQMIKAAQDVRDFLGRFPALAPHFDLCVIDTGPKWDELTLSALAVADAVIAPVQVAEDSVECAKMLLTALRKAEAARAGRKIDFLGLLPSMVNPFDRREIDNAVKLAHAVGERLMFPAFIKARPTYKHAAENHRPVWMEGGGGAKAAAEEIRPILAEIERRLGSAPAAAI from the coding sequence ATGAGAACGATCGCCGTGAGCCTTCTCAAGGGCGGGGTAGGCAAGACCTTTCTCGCCACGCATCTCGCCTGGTATCTGGCCGAAGCGGCAGGGCGCCGGGTCGTGTTCGTCGACCTAGACCCGCAAGGCAGTTCGTCGCGCCGTCTAGCCCGCGAGCGGCCGGGTGGCTTCGCGGCCGATCTCTTCGATCCGTCGGCGGCGCTTGCCGCCGACGGTCGGGTCGGTCTCACTTTGCTCGCCGCCGATCAGCGTTTGCAAATGATCAAGGCGGCGCAGGATGTGCGCGACTTTCTCGGCCGCTTTCCTGCGCTCGCGCCCCATTTCGACCTGTGCGTGATCGATACCGGTCCCAAATGGGATGAGCTGACCCTGAGCGCTCTCGCGGTCGCCGACGCAGTGATCGCGCCCGTCCAGGTCGCCGAAGATTCGGTCGAGTGCGCCAAGATGCTGCTGACCGCGCTGCGCAAGGCCGAGGCGGCGAGGGCAGGGCGCAAGATCGATTTCCTCGGATTGCTGCCATCGATGGTCAACCCGTTCGACCGGCGCGAAATAGACAATGCCGTCAAGCTCGCGCACGCGGTGGGCGAGCGGCTGATGTTCCCGGCCTTTATCAAGGCGCGACCGACCTACAAGCATGCCGCGGAAAATCATCGGCCGGTCTGGATGGAGGGTGGTGGCGGCGCCAAGGCGGCGGCCGAGGAAATTCGGCCGATCCTCGCCGAGATCGAACGGCGGCTCGGTTCAGCGCCAGCGGCCGCCATCTGA
- a CDS encoding DUF4268 domain-containing protein, protein MAKPGSNWAPMRPLIRGTHISTSVTKDKVQVNLNNDRDEDRQRYNALVVDRATIDTAIGMGLKWEKEGSVKKTVIRATRDGGYDVSDWDEQHEWAITMMKAFIDQFGPRLARFG, encoded by the coding sequence ATGGCGAAGCCCGGTTCAAACTGGGCGCCAATGCGACCCCTGATTCGCGGTACACATATCAGCACCAGCGTCACCAAGGATAAGGTCCAGGTGAATCTCAATAATGATCGCGACGAAGATCGGCAGCGCTACAACGCGCTCGTCGTTGATCGCGCCACAATCGATACGGCCATCGGCATGGGTTTGAAATGGGAGAAGGAAGGCAGCGTCAAAAAGACCGTTATCCGCGCGACGCGTGACGGAGGATATGACGTTTCCGACTGGGACGAGCAGCATGAATGGGCCATCACGATGATGAAGGCCTTCATCGATCAATTCGGTCCGCGCCTTGCGCGCTTCGGCTGA
- a CDS encoding AAA family ATPase produces the protein MQDHAFKAALSAEGQATSSISTRLSDARRIEKHFGDLDAAFARDGCAAIMQALTYTTSDQAAGRANPSGMPIEGNLYDSLSSYRSALSAYIRFLNASQTNVDESQADRIRQFVARHYADSARQEGRKHFTVISGQVHRDMNLHNAMPAICSALGSKKFTAMIDAELAERAGPTNSSTVKFTFAFHPDGNFDIAAADRELRRRYGDPIPTIKPEGNQKIISFALHDERQIALELEGKSVRLWLEDDADAPPPPCEKFDTYLPSQGRQTNLPSRLRHNPPGDMQARRVIKAVIPQLSTLTAVLDWYEAIHEDIMQLTREAVIEAMAECDALGVQQFLTTHDFRNPNSYWVEEKGRHYPAKAIANVGLRAILGPSTKIVDATRSRDMLTRLGFLVIDRNAQEDTTPSDEPLLPEKQLPQTTNLILYGPPGTGKTYATAWEAVRLCLGDAAAAQLRHDRDRLMAEYRRLAGEGQIEFVTFHQSFSYEDFVEGLRPTTRTELEGDQEQDVTASGGFSLKPHAGVFKLISERARLDTGDAPTRRLDRSRSIYKIALGQRGNQEDRIKEGLDGALIHLGWGGDIDWSDERFDDFEEIRKEWNEKKDPDASGKDPNIEMTYAFRSGLQIDDYVVISDGRDSYRAFGQVTGEYRFDPDASFHPHRRSVKWIWRDDEGAERSAFYPRNFRRQSAYRLDPDEIDWDALETVVIGPNAERPVAGARPHVLVIDEINRANISRVFGELITLLEVDKRLGCENEVRVRLPYSGTSFGVPSNLHIIATMNTADRSIALLDTALRRRFTFRELMPDTEALRGALAAKQIDANNVDGIDLCKLMRTINERIEYLFDREHQIGHAYFTGCRRRADVEDVMRHKVIPLLAEYFYEDWSKVAAVLGDSDGAAGARFIGAKRLSTPASFAEDEFGGDKLRWSVKASFDFSEFEI, from the coding sequence ATGCAGGACCATGCGTTCAAGGCTGCGCTCAGTGCCGAGGGACAAGCTACCTCCAGCATCTCCACCCGGCTCTCCGATGCGCGTCGTATAGAAAAGCATTTCGGTGATCTTGATGCCGCCTTTGCCCGAGATGGCTGCGCCGCGATCATGCAGGCGCTGACCTATACGACTTCGGACCAAGCGGCAGGTAGGGCCAATCCTTCGGGCATGCCCATTGAGGGAAATCTCTATGATTCCCTGAGCAGCTACAGATCGGCTTTATCGGCCTATATTCGTTTTTTGAACGCATCACAGACTAATGTCGATGAATCCCAGGCTGACCGCATCCGCCAGTTTGTTGCGAGACATTATGCCGATAGCGCGCGCCAGGAGGGGCGCAAGCACTTCACGGTGATCTCAGGTCAGGTGCATCGTGACATGAATCTTCACAACGCCATGCCCGCTATCTGCAGCGCGCTTGGGTCCAAGAAATTCACTGCGATGATTGATGCCGAGCTTGCCGAGCGCGCAGGTCCCACCAATAGCTCGACGGTCAAATTTACCTTTGCCTTTCACCCAGACGGCAATTTTGACATCGCCGCAGCCGATCGAGAGCTACGCCGACGCTATGGCGATCCCATTCCCACGATCAAACCCGAAGGCAACCAGAAGATCATCAGCTTCGCCCTGCATGATGAAAGACAGATTGCTCTTGAACTAGAGGGGAAAAGCGTCCGCCTGTGGCTAGAGGACGATGCGGACGCACCGCCGCCGCCTTGCGAGAAATTCGACACCTATCTTCCGAGCCAAGGCCGTCAAACCAATCTTCCGAGCCGCTTGCGGCACAATCCGCCGGGCGACATGCAAGCGCGACGTGTCATCAAAGCAGTTATTCCCCAGCTATCGACGCTGACCGCCGTGCTGGACTGGTACGAGGCAATCCACGAGGATATTATGCAACTGACCCGCGAGGCCGTCATTGAGGCAATGGCTGAATGCGATGCGCTAGGCGTTCAGCAGTTTCTCACCACGCATGATTTCAGAAATCCCAACAGCTATTGGGTGGAGGAAAAGGGCAGGCATTATCCTGCAAAGGCGATTGCCAATGTCGGGTTACGCGCGATCCTCGGGCCATCAACGAAAATCGTCGATGCAACCCGGTCGCGCGACATGCTTACGCGGCTTGGTTTTCTCGTGATCGACCGCAACGCCCAGGAAGATACAACACCGTCGGACGAGCCGTTGCTACCGGAAAAACAACTGCCGCAAACCACGAACCTGATCCTGTACGGCCCGCCCGGAACCGGCAAGACCTACGCCACGGCGTGGGAAGCCGTGCGGCTCTGTCTCGGAGACGCTGCGGCGGCGCAATTGCGCCACGACAGGGATCGCCTGATGGCCGAATATCGCCGCCTCGCTGGCGAAGGGCAGATCGAGTTCGTCACCTTCCACCAGTCCTTCTCTTATGAGGATTTCGTCGAAGGATTGAGGCCGACGACCCGAACCGAGCTGGAGGGTGACCAGGAGCAGGATGTTACCGCATCAGGCGGCTTCAGCCTCAAGCCGCATGCCGGTGTCTTCAAGCTCATCAGCGAAAGGGCGCGGCTCGACACGGGTGATGCGCCCACGCGCCGGCTCGACCGCTCGAGATCGATTTATAAGATCGCCCTCGGACAGCGCGGCAATCAAGAGGATCGCATTAAGGAAGGGCTCGACGGCGCGCTGATCCATCTGGGCTGGGGTGGCGATATCGACTGGTCCGACGAACGCTTCGACGATTTCGAAGAAATTCGGAAGGAGTGGAACGAGAAAAAGGATCCCGATGCCTCCGGCAAGGACCCCAATATCGAGATGACCTACGCTTTCCGATCGGGCCTTCAGATCGATGATTATGTGGTCATTTCTGATGGACGGGATAGCTATCGCGCCTTTGGGCAGGTGACCGGCGAATATCGGTTCGATCCCGATGCCAGTTTCCATCCCCACCGCCGCAGCGTCAAATGGATATGGCGCGATGACGAGGGCGCAGAGCGAAGCGCCTTCTACCCGCGGAACTTTCGGCGGCAGTCCGCCTATCGATTGGATCCGGACGAGATCGATTGGGATGCGCTGGAAACCGTCGTCATTGGCCCCAACGCGGAGCGCCCCGTCGCTGGCGCACGGCCACATGTGCTGGTCATCGACGAAATCAACCGGGCCAACATCTCGCGGGTGTTCGGCGAGCTGATTACGTTGCTCGAAGTGGACAAACGCTTGGGCTGCGAGAACGAAGTAAGGGTCCGGCTACCCTATTCCGGAACAAGCTTCGGCGTACCGTCGAACCTTCACATCATCGCCACCATGAACACCGCTGACCGTTCAATCGCGCTGCTCGACACCGCGCTGCGCCGCCGGTTCACGTTCCGCGAGTTGATGCCAGACACCGAAGCGCTTCGCGGAGCGCTGGCGGCAAAGCAAATCGACGCCAATAATGTCGACGGAATCGATCTGTGCAAACTGATGCGAACCATCAATGAACGGATCGAGTATCTTTTCGATCGAGAACACCAAATCGGTCACGCCTATTTCACAGGATGCCGCAGACGTGCGGACGTCGAGGACGTCATGCGCCACAAGGTCATCCCGCTTCTGGCCGAGTATTTCTATGAGGACTGGTCAAAGGTCGCTGCCGTACTCGGCGACAGCGACGGCGCGGCGGGTGCTCGGTTCATTGGGGCAAAAAGGCTTTCCACGCCGGCGAGCTTTGCTGAAGATGAATTTGGGGGCGACAAGCTGCGCTGGAGCGTGAAGGCAAGCTTCGATTTTTCGGAATTCGAAATCTGA
- a CDS encoding McrC family protein yields the protein MPSYIVREWDKLTYGDGAVQIPPHHADKLASLAAQSAFAGRGGGGVLDHGRHALRARGVVGILAARDCSLEILPKIDVAPGETIDHQNAAIRKRLIHMLAVALDLKIDLGAVTDLAWQRETLLEILIRIFCDKLTEALRKGTPRRYVGHEEDLPTLRGRLDITRQFTRHAVNPSRLACRFDLLSEDIALNRIMKAAISHVSRISRRPANQQRLRELAFVYADITDVPVSGLRWDEAVIDRTNRPWRDLFGMARLLLQSRYQTTTGGTGQGTALLFEMNTLFEEYVGRLIARALAGTEFTVSLQGGRLFCLSAEDSGRGLFQTKPDILIRRSGVVVHVIDTKWKRIASRMDDPKQGVSQADIYQMMAYAQLYHAPRLTLLYPHHPGLGMTEAVHAQHRITGHTTLLETATVDVSSSVDMLARLRRLLLCEDAALSAS from the coding sequence ATGCCATCCTACATCGTTCGCGAGTGGGACAAACTCACTTATGGCGACGGCGCGGTCCAGATTCCCCCGCACCACGCTGATAAGCTGGCCAGCCTAGCCGCCCAATCGGCATTTGCCGGGCGGGGCGGAGGCGGCGTGCTCGACCACGGTCGACACGCCTTGCGCGCGCGGGGCGTGGTAGGAATTCTGGCGGCCCGCGATTGCAGCTTGGAGATTCTACCCAAGATAGACGTAGCGCCAGGCGAAACGATCGATCATCAAAATGCGGCGATCCGAAAACGCCTGATCCACATGCTGGCTGTCGCGCTCGATCTCAAAATCGACCTTGGTGCGGTGACTGATCTTGCCTGGCAGCGCGAAACGCTGCTTGAAATCCTGATCCGCATCTTCTGCGACAAGCTGACCGAAGCCCTGCGCAAGGGCACGCCGCGTCGCTATGTCGGGCATGAGGAAGATCTGCCGACACTGCGCGGCAGGCTCGACATTACCCGGCAGTTCACCCGCCATGCCGTCAACCCATCCCGCCTGGCCTGCCGCTTCGATCTTCTGTCGGAGGACATAGCGCTCAACCGCATCATGAAGGCGGCCATTTCGCACGTGTCCCGCATATCGCGTCGTCCGGCCAACCAACAGCGATTGCGCGAACTCGCCTTCGTCTACGCGGACATAACCGATGTACCGGTGTCGGGCCTACGATGGGATGAAGCGGTCATCGATCGCACCAATCGTCCTTGGCGAGACTTGTTCGGCATGGCCCGGCTTCTCCTCCAGAGCCGCTACCAAACAACGACCGGCGGCACCGGTCAGGGGACCGCCCTCCTCTTCGAAATGAACACCTTGTTTGAGGAGTATGTCGGGCGGCTGATAGCACGCGCGCTTGCCGGAACGGAGTTTACCGTATCTCTGCAGGGCGGGCGATTGTTCTGCCTCTCTGCCGAGGACAGCGGCCGCGGCCTGTTCCAGACCAAACCGGACATTCTGATCCGTCGTTCGGGCGTCGTGGTACATGTGATCGACACCAAATGGAAAAGGATCGCATCACGAATGGATGATCCCAAGCAGGGGGTCTCCCAAGCCGACATCTATCAGATGATGGCCTATGCGCAGCTTTATCATGCTCCGCGGCTAACGCTGCTATATCCGCACCATCCAGGCTTGGGCATGACAGAGGCGGTCCACGCCCAGCACCGCATCACCGGCCACACAACCCTTTTAGAGACAGCGACCGTCGATGTGTCGAGCAGCGTCGACATGCTTGCGCGCCTGCGCCGCCTGCTCCTGTGCGAAGATGCCGCCCTCAGCGCATCCTAA